One Sphingomonas sabuli genomic region harbors:
- a CDS encoding response regulator: MRAFIMEDDYLIAQTLQDMLERMGYTSFSFARSEDAAVLGAGGQPIDLLTADVRLLPGDGLKAVRAICEKRDIPVVFITGYADELIDRAPDVVVVQKPINEDELVAAVRKVTGGRAAS, encoded by the coding sequence TTGCGCGCGTTCATCATGGAGGACGATTATCTGATCGCCCAAACGCTTCAGGATATGCTGGAGCGGATGGGCTATACGTCCTTTTCCTTCGCGCGGTCCGAAGACGCGGCGGTTTTGGGTGCCGGCGGCCAGCCGATCGACCTGCTGACCGCCGACGTTCGCCTGCTGCCCGGCGACGGGCTGAAAGCGGTGCGGGCAATTTGCGAAAAGCGCGATATCCCGGTCGTGTTCATCACTGGCTACGCCGACGAGTTGATCGACCGCGCGCCCGATGTCGTGGTGGTGCAAAAGCCGATCAATGAGGACGAACTCGTCGCTGCGGTGCGCAAGGTTACCGGCGGCCGCGCGGCCAGCTGA